A stretch of the Nitratireductor thuwali genome encodes the following:
- the purS gene encoding phosphoribosylformylglycinamidine synthase subunit PurS — MLKARVIVTLKNGVLDPQGKAIEGALGGLGFEGVDHVRQGKVFDLQLDTEDRAAAETQLKAMCEKLLANTVIEDYIINVT, encoded by the coding sequence GTGCTGAAAGCCCGTGTGATCGTCACCTTGAAGAACGGCGTGCTCGACCCGCAAGGAAAAGCCATCGAAGGCGCGCTCGGCGGCCTCGGCTTCGAAGGCGTCGACCATGTGCGCCAGGGCAAGGTCTTCGACCTGCAGCTCGACACGGAAGACAGGGCGGCAGCCGAGACGCAGCTGAAAGCCATGTGCGAGAAGCTTCTGGCGAACACGGTGATCGAGGACTACATTATCAACGTCACCTGA
- the purC gene encoding phosphoribosylaminoimidazolesuccinocarboxamide synthase — MNRRRRIYEGKAKILYEGPEPGTLIQFFKDDATAFNKKKHEVVDGKGVLNNRISEYIFEHLNRMGIPTHFIRRLNMREQLIKEVEIIPLEIVVRNVAAGSLAKRLGIEEGTMLPRSIIEFYYKADALDDPMVSEEHVTAFGWASPQEIDDIMALAIRVNDFLSGLFLGVGIQLVDFKIECGRLFEGDMMRIVVADEISPDSCRLWDVASREKLDKDRFRRDMGGLVEAYQEVARRLGIMNENDTGKPTGPVLVSSKPDDETRH; from the coding sequence ATGAACCGTCGCCGCCGCATCTACGAGGGCAAGGCCAAAATTCTTTATGAAGGGCCGGAACCCGGAACGCTCATCCAGTTTTTCAAGGACGACGCAACCGCCTTCAACAAGAAGAAGCACGAGGTCGTCGACGGCAAGGGCGTGCTGAACAACCGCATTTCCGAGTATATTTTCGAGCACCTCAACCGGATGGGCATTCCCACCCATTTCATCCGCCGGCTGAACATGCGCGAGCAGCTCATCAAAGAAGTGGAGATCATTCCGCTTGAGATCGTGGTGCGCAACGTGGCGGCGGGATCGCTGGCCAAACGGCTCGGCATCGAGGAAGGCACCATGCTGCCGCGCTCGATCATCGAGTTCTACTACAAGGCCGATGCGCTGGACGACCCGATGGTATCGGAAGAGCACGTGACGGCCTTCGGCTGGGCAAGCCCGCAGGAGATCGACGACATCATGGCGCTGGCCATCCGCGTCAACGACTTCCTTTCCGGCCTGTTCCTCGGCGTCGGCATCCAGCTCGTCGATTTCAAGATCGAATGCGGGCGGCTGTTCGAGGGCGACATGATGCGCATCGTCGTGGCCGACGAGATTTCGCCCGATTCGTGCCGGCTCTGGGATGTGGCCAGCAGGGAAAAGCTCGACAAGGACCGGTTTCGCCGGGATATGGGCGGGCTTGTCGAAGCCTATCAGGAAGTGGCGCGCAGGCTCGGCATCATGAATGAGAACGATACGGGAAAGCCGACCGGACCGGTGCTCGTCTCCTCCAAACCGGACGATGAAACCCGCCACTGA
- a CDS encoding DUF1476 domain-containing protein, protein MSSMNDREKAFENRFVHDEQLKFRAISRRNKLLGLWAAEKMGKTGDEASRYAMEVVKADMEEAGEEDVFRKIRRDFDAAGIDQSDHQIRREMADLLLVAIDQIKAE, encoded by the coding sequence ATGAGCAGCATGAACGACCGCGAAAAGGCATTCGAGAACAGGTTTGTCCACGACGAGCAGTTGAAGTTCCGTGCGATCTCGCGCCGCAACAAGCTGCTTGGGCTGTGGGCCGCTGAAAAGATGGGCAAGACGGGCGACGAGGCCAGCCGGTACGCCATGGAAGTCGTCAAGGCCGACATGGAGGAAGCCGGCGAGGAGGATGTCTTCCGCAAGATACGCCGGGATTTCGATGCCGCCGGCATCGATCAGAGCGATCACCAGATCCGCCGCGAGATGGCCGACCTCCTTCTCGTCGCGATCGACCAGATCAAGGCCGAGTAG
- a CDS encoding HpcH/HpaI aldolase family protein → MAAGEALLTAWSSIPEPLTTEAVARLGFDAVTLDMQHGGHSEESVLRAVPAVRMGGPHPIVRIPVGRFDMASRALDFGAECVIAPMVNTIEDARRFAAAMKYPPLGERSWGATIAMLRSGAADDGQGWLQTQNTRTLALAMIETREALAIADDILAVDGIDGVFVGPSDFSIAWTRGARIDPSLEDMMEAIALIAAKATAAGKHAAIYMVDPALVGRCYAMGYRLFALGSEYGYLAHGALGFIQKARDSLESKA, encoded by the coding sequence ATGGCCGCGGGGGAAGCGCTGCTGACCGCATGGTCATCCATTCCCGAGCCGCTGACGACGGAGGCGGTCGCCCGTCTTGGTTTCGATGCGGTGACGCTCGACATGCAGCATGGCGGCCACAGCGAGGAAAGCGTCCTGCGGGCCGTCCCGGCGGTCCGGATGGGTGGCCCGCATCCGATCGTGCGCATTCCCGTCGGCCGTTTCGATATGGCCAGCCGCGCATTGGACTTCGGCGCCGAATGCGTCATCGCGCCGATGGTCAACACGATCGAGGATGCGCGCCGCTTCGCCGCCGCCATGAAGTACCCTCCGCTGGGCGAGCGCTCCTGGGGCGCGACCATAGCCATGCTGCGGTCGGGCGCTGCGGACGACGGCCAGGGCTGGCTTCAAACCCAGAACACGCGCACCCTGGCGCTGGCGATGATCGAGACGCGCGAGGCGCTGGCGATCGCCGACGACATACTGGCTGTCGACGGCATTGACGGCGTCTTCGTCGGCCCCTCCGATTTTTCCATCGCATGGACCAGGGGCGCCAGAATCGATCCATCGCTCGAAGACATGATGGAGGCCATCGCCCTGATCGCCGCAAAGGCGACCGCCGCCGGCAAGCATGCCGCCATCTATATGGTCGATCCGGCCCTGGTGGGGCGCTGCTACGCGATGGGATACCGCCTTTTCGCGCTCGGAAGCGAATATGGCTACCTTGCCCATGGCGCGCTCGGCTTCATCCAGAAGGCGCGCGACAGCCTGGAATCAAAAGCCTAA
- a CDS encoding RBBP9/YdeN family alpha/beta hydrolase translates to MKAKDADILIIPGYTNSGPEHWQTRWEKRLATARRVEQAEWSKPVREDWVAKVTEAVNEAERPVVLVAHSLGVAAAVHAIPEYRNRIAGAFFVAPPDVANAKIRPKHLMTFGPYPREPLPFPSIVIASRNDHFCGYEVAEDIAGAWGSLFLDAGEAGHINAESGFGPWPEGSMTFAKFISHLN, encoded by the coding sequence ATGAAAGCCAAGGACGCCGACATCCTCATCATACCCGGCTACACCAATTCGGGGCCGGAGCACTGGCAGACGCGCTGGGAAAAGCGCCTGGCGACCGCGCGGCGCGTCGAGCAGGCCGAATGGTCGAAACCGGTCCGCGAAGACTGGGTGGCGAAGGTCACGGAGGCGGTGAACGAGGCCGAGCGGCCGGTGGTGCTCGTGGCTCATTCGCTGGGGGTCGCGGCAGCCGTTCACGCCATTCCCGAATACCGGAACCGGATCGCGGGCGCCTTTTTCGTCGCGCCGCCGGATGTGGCCAACGCGAAAATCCGGCCCAAGCACCTGATGACCTTCGGGCCCTATCCGCGCGAGCCGCTGCCTTTTCCCTCCATCGTCATCGCCAGCCGCAACGACCATTTCTGCGGCTACGAGGTGGCGGAAGACATTGCGGGCGCGTGGGGATCGCTGTTCCTGGACGCCGGCGAGGCGGGACATATCAATGCCGAATCAGGCTTCGGCCCATGGCCCGAGGGCTCGATGACCTTCGCGAAATTCATCTCGCATCTGAATTAG
- a CDS encoding VOC family protein, translated as MTVLPFSATTPVSIGEVGLKARDADKLAAFYTAIVGLEVMSRDDGMIRLGAAGRPLLSIEEDRQARPDDAREAGLFHTAFLLPDRASLARWVRFAAAAGLALEGASDHLVSEAVYLSDPEGNGIEIYADRPRAEWQWDGGNIAMKTLPLDHRALLSVLGDNDAGWRGAPEGTVIGHIHLRVGDARAAEAWWNEVLGLETMARYGAAAVFLASGGYHHHVGANAWRSAGAGRRDPGRAGLAWVRLIDTRSDKEKVLHDPWGTEIRVATG; from the coding sequence ATGACTGTACTTCCCTTTTCGGCCACCACCCCCGTCAGCATCGGCGAAGTCGGCCTCAAGGCCCGGGATGCCGACAAGCTGGCGGCCTTTTACACAGCCATCGTGGGGCTTGAGGTCATGAGCCGCGATGACGGCATGATTCGCCTCGGCGCGGCCGGCCGGCCGCTGCTGAGCATCGAGGAAGACCGGCAGGCCCGGCCCGACGATGCGCGCGAGGCCGGCCTGTTTCACACCGCCTTCCTTCTGCCCGACAGGGCAAGCCTGGCGCGCTGGGTGCGGTTCGCCGCCGCCGCCGGCCTCGCCCTGGAAGGCGCCTCGGACCATCTGGTCAGCGAGGCCGTCTATCTGAGCGACCCGGAGGGCAACGGCATTGAGATATACGCCGACCGCCCCCGCGCCGAGTGGCAATGGGACGGCGGCAACATCGCCATGAAGACCTTGCCGCTGGATCATCGGGCGCTGCTATCCGTTTTGGGCGACAACGATGCGGGCTGGCGTGGCGCGCCCGAAGGTACCGTGATCGGCCACATTCATCTGCGCGTCGGCGACGCGCGCGCGGCGGAGGCTTGGTGGAACGAAGTTCTGGGCCTTGAGACGATGGCCCGTTACGGCGCGGCCGCCGTGTTTCTGGCGTCCGGCGGCTATCACCATCACGTCGGCGCCAACGCCTGGCGCAGCGCCGGCGCCGGCCGGCGCGATCCCGGCCGCGCCGGGCTCGCATGGGTGAGGCTCATCGACACCCGCTCCGATAAGGAAAAAGTGCTGCATGACCCGTGGGGAACGGAAATACGCGTCGCAACCGGCTGA
- the purB gene encoding adenylosuccinate lyase, translated as MIPRYSRPEMAEIWSPQSKFRIWFEIEAHAADAMAELGIVPKEAARTIWEKAGNVEFDIERIDEIERETKHDVIAFLTHLAEIVGPEARFVHQGMTSSDVLDTCFNVQLVKATDLLLADLDALLAALKRRALEHKDTVTIGRSHGIHAEPTTFGVKLAQAYAEFERCRARLVNAREEIATCAISGAVGTFANIDPSVEAHVAEKLGLKPEPVSTQVVPRDRHAMYFATLAVIASSIERLATEVRHLQRTEVLEAEEYFSPGQKGSSAMPHKRNPVLSENLTGLARMVRAYALPAMENVALWHERDISHSSVERMIGPDATVTLDFALQRLTGMMEKLVVYPETMEKNLNKFRGLVHSQRVLLALTQAGVSREDAYRLVQRNAMRVWEQGADFLEELLADKDVRAALSEQQIREKFDLGYHTKHVDTIFARVFG; from the coding sequence ATGATCCCTCGTTACTCGCGGCCGGAAATGGCGGAAATCTGGTCCCCGCAATCGAAGTTCCGCATCTGGTTCGAGATAGAGGCGCATGCGGCCGACGCGATGGCCGAGCTCGGCATCGTGCCGAAGGAGGCCGCCAGGACCATTTGGGAGAAAGCGGGAAACGTCGAATTCGATATCGAGCGCATCGACGAGATCGAGCGTGAGACGAAGCATGACGTGATCGCCTTCCTGACGCATCTGGCCGAGATCGTGGGACCCGAGGCGCGCTTCGTCCACCAGGGCATGACGTCTTCCGACGTGCTGGATACCTGCTTCAACGTGCAGCTCGTGAAGGCGACCGACCTGTTGCTGGCGGATCTCGACGCGCTGCTGGCCGCGCTCAAACGCCGGGCCTTGGAGCACAAGGATACGGTCACGATCGGCCGCAGCCACGGCATCCACGCCGAACCCACCACCTTCGGCGTGAAGCTGGCGCAGGCCTATGCCGAGTTCGAGCGCTGCCGGGCCCGGCTCGTCAATGCACGCGAGGAAATCGCCACATGCGCGATTTCCGGCGCGGTCGGCACCTTCGCCAATATCGATCCGAGCGTGGAGGCCCATGTGGCGGAGAAGCTGGGGCTGAAGCCAGAGCCGGTCTCCACGCAGGTAGTGCCGCGCGACCGCCATGCCATGTATTTCGCCACGCTTGCCGTCATCGCCTCGTCAATCGAGCGGCTGGCAACGGAAGTGCGGCACCTGCAGCGCACCGAAGTGCTGGAGGCGGAGGAATATTTCTCACCGGGCCAGAAGGGCTCGTCGGCCATGCCGCACAAGCGCAACCCGGTGCTTTCGGAAAATCTTACCGGCCTTGCCCGCATGGTGCGCGCCTATGCGCTGCCGGCGATGGAGAACGTGGCGCTGTGGCATGAGCGCGACATCTCGCATTCCTCGGTCGAGCGGATGATCGGGCCGGATGCCACCGTGACGCTCGACTTCGCACTGCAGCGGCTGACGGGCATGATGGAAAAGCTCGTCGTCTACCCCGAGACGATGGAGAAGAACCTCAACAAGTTCCGCGGCCTGGTCCACTCGCAGCGCGTTCTGCTCGCGCTCACGCAGGCCGGCGTGAGCCGCGAAGACGCCTACCGTCTCGTCCAACGCAACGCCATGAGGGTGTGGGAACAGGGCGCTGATTTCCTTGAGGAACTGCTGGCCGACAAGGATGTTCGCGCGGCCCTGTCGGAGCAGCAGATCCGGGAGAAGTTCGACCTTGGCTATCATACGAAGCATGTCGACACGATCTTTGCGCGGGTGTTCGGCTGA
- a CDS encoding DUF2259 domain-containing protein: MPGFVRIAAFILALVPLTARAGDMATVEILGFSADGGVFAFEEYGVQDGSGFPYANRYYIDTATDRFLPGTPVRVRLEEDGAGLQAARQQARQQGEAIVPEEELSANNGHTVGWNAVTELTANPHLIAVLPQPNMSPLSAQDPLAFSLEEISLQGQEFCSDFGQTKGFELLRLGTAEGQEAQMIHADTAIPSSRGCPLGYSIAGVQTFYPPGGAPVFAVMIAIEAVGFEGSDYRFIAVTGQL; encoded by the coding sequence ATGCCCGGATTCGTGAGAATCGCAGCCTTCATCCTCGCCCTGGTCCCGCTGACCGCGCGGGCGGGCGACATGGCCACGGTCGAGATACTTGGCTTCAGCGCCGATGGCGGCGTCTTCGCCTTCGAGGAATACGGCGTCCAGGACGGTTCCGGATTCCCCTATGCCAACCGCTACTACATCGACACGGCGACCGATCGCTTTCTGCCGGGCACACCCGTGCGGGTGAGGCTGGAGGAGGATGGGGCGGGCTTGCAAGCCGCCCGCCAGCAGGCCCGGCAGCAAGGCGAGGCGATCGTGCCGGAGGAGGAGCTGAGCGCCAATAACGGCCATACCGTGGGGTGGAACGCCGTCACCGAACTCACCGCCAATCCACATCTGATTGCGGTGCTGCCGCAGCCAAACATGTCGCCGCTCTCGGCGCAGGACCCGCTTGCCTTCAGCCTGGAGGAGATTTCTCTGCAGGGACAGGAGTTTTGCAGCGATTTCGGCCAGACGAAGGGGTTCGAGTTGCTGCGGCTCGGAACTGCGGAGGGGCAGGAAGCGCAGATGATTCATGCGGATACGGCAATTCCCTCGAGCCGCGGATGCCCGCTCGGTTACTCCATTGCAGGCGTGCAAACCTTCTACCCGCCCGGCGGGGCGCCCGTGTTCGCGGTAATGATCGCCATCGAGGCGGTGGGGTTCGAAGGCTCCGACTACCGCTTCATCGCGGTCACGGGGCAGCTGTGA
- a CDS encoding P1 family peptidase translates to MSFRPGKRNLITDVAGLKVGNSDDARLKSGVTAIVCETPAVASVQVLGGAPGTRETDLLAPHNVVEAIDAIALSGGSAFGLDSASGVQAAMREAGRGFEVAGHRVPIIPAAILFDLANGGDKDWGRYAPYRELGFAAAENAGETFEIGSQGAGAGALTAGLKGGLGSASTVLPNGITVGALVAVNAVGSVTVGGSRHFWAAPFEIGDEFGGHGLPLPLPPEANEVVTKLGLAKAGANTTIGVIATDATLTKAAAKRLAIAAHDGFARAVWPAHTPLDGDLVFGLATGRRQDTLSLEAGIELYAAAAATMARAIARGVFAAVSASGDIMPAWSERWKDGTKGA, encoded by the coding sequence ATGAGCTTCCGCCCAGGGAAACGGAACCTGATCACCGACGTGGCCGGCCTCAAGGTGGGCAACAGCGACGATGCGCGGCTGAAATCAGGCGTGACGGCGATCGTGTGCGAGACGCCCGCGGTGGCCAGCGTGCAGGTGTTGGGCGGGGCGCCGGGAACGCGGGAAACGGACCTGCTTGCCCCGCACAATGTCGTCGAGGCCATCGACGCGATTGCGTTGTCCGGCGGCTCGGCCTTCGGGCTCGACTCTGCGTCAGGCGTGCAGGCCGCCATGCGCGAGGCGGGGCGCGGCTTCGAGGTGGCGGGACATCGCGTTCCCATCATACCGGCTGCGATCCTGTTCGACCTCGCCAATGGCGGCGACAAGGACTGGGGGCGCTATGCGCCGTATCGCGAGCTGGGCTTCGCGGCGGCGGAAAATGCCGGCGAGACCTTCGAAATCGGCTCCCAAGGCGCCGGGGCAGGCGCTTTGACGGCCGGGCTGAAAGGCGGGCTCGGTTCTGCTTCGACGGTTCTGCCGAACGGCATCACCGTCGGAGCGCTGGTGGCGGTCAACGCGGTCGGCTCCGTCACGGTCGGCGGCAGCCGCCATTTCTGGGCGGCGCCGTTCGAGATCGGGGATGAGTTCGGCGGGCACGGCCTGCCTTTGCCCCTGCCGCCGGAGGCCAACGAGGTGGTCACCAAATTGGGGCTGGCCAAAGCCGGCGCGAACACCACCATCGGCGTCATCGCGACGGATGCAACCTTGACGAAGGCCGCCGCCAAGCGGCTGGCAATCGCCGCCCATGACGGTTTTGCCCGCGCCGTCTGGCCGGCGCACACGCCGCTCGACGGCGATCTCGTCTTCGGGCTTGCGACGGGCCGCAGGCAAGATACGCTGAGCCTGGAAGCGGGCATCGAGCTCTACGCTGCGGCGGCGGCGACCATGGCGCGGGCGATTGCGCGCGGCGTCTTTGCCGCCGTCAGCGCGTCCGGTGATATCATGCCGGCCTGGTCGGAACGATGGAAAGACGGAACGAAGGGAGCCTGA
- a CDS encoding branched-chain amino acid ABC transporter substrate-binding protein → MRFAAILILFASLWAGLPARADGLAVGIAAPLSEDFERLGRQWVAGAEAAAETLPGSDISLYIVDDACSEEGGERAGRSLVEADVSIVIGFLCTPAVEAAMPILAQAGIPVITPVRTNSLTDQRARTGWPIYRLAPRADAEQDAVAQILTARWREKLFAIVDDGTIYGRELAEHLRAEAELAGLEPVFFDTFRPQMDNQIGLVGRLRRAGATHVFVGGDRADIAIMARDAASLGYDLTIAGGEALRAEDGNVKLPEGVLMVGLPEWREFAPERTLEFLADRNIEAEGYVLPGFAALQVAAGAAKRAAETEVSLADALDSYAFDTAIGIVRFDRKGDLARPLYDLFRYDGEEFVKAE, encoded by the coding sequence ATGCGTTTTGCTGCAATCCTCATTCTCTTCGCCAGCCTCTGGGCCGGCCTGCCGGCCCGTGCCGACGGGCTGGCGGTCGGCATCGCCGCTCCCCTTTCCGAAGATTTCGAGCGACTGGGCAGGCAGTGGGTGGCGGGAGCCGAGGCGGCGGCGGAAACGCTGCCGGGCAGCGACATCAGCCTGTACATTGTGGACGATGCCTGTTCGGAAGAAGGTGGCGAACGCGCGGGGCGCAGCTTGGTGGAGGCCGACGTTTCGATCGTGATCGGCTTCCTGTGCACACCCGCCGTCGAAGCAGCCATGCCGATACTCGCCCAGGCCGGCATCCCGGTGATAACGCCAGTGCGCACCAACAGCCTGACCGACCAGCGCGCGAGGACGGGGTGGCCGATCTATCGGCTGGCGCCGCGCGCCGACGCCGAACAGGATGCGGTGGCGCAAATTCTCACCGCACGCTGGCGCGAGAAGCTCTTCGCCATCGTCGACGACGGAACGATCTACGGCCGCGAGCTTGCCGAACATTTGCGCGCCGAGGCCGAGCTTGCGGGGCTGGAGCCGGTCTTCTTCGACACATTCCGCCCGCAGATGGACAACCAGATCGGGCTGGTCGGCCGGCTGCGCCGGGCCGGCGCAACCCATGTCTTCGTCGGCGGCGACCGGGCCGATATCGCCATCATGGCGCGCGACGCGGCAAGTCTCGGCTACGACCTGACGATCGCGGGCGGCGAGGCGCTGCGGGCAGAGGACGGGAACGTGAAGCTGCCCGAGGGCGTGCTGATGGTCGGCCTGCCGGAGTGGCGGGAATTCGCGCCTGAGCGGACGCTGGAGTTCCTGGCCGACAGGAACATCGAGGCCGAGGGCTATGTGCTGCCCGGTTTCGCCGCGCTGCAGGTCGCCGCCGGTGCGGCAAAACGGGCCGCCGAGACGGAAGTCAGCCTTGCAGACGCGCTCGATTCCTATGCCTTCGACACGGCCATCGGTATTGTGCGCTTCGACCGAAAGGGCGACCTTGCGCGCCCGCTCTATGATCTCTTCCGCTACGACGGAGAAGAATTCGTGAAGGCCGAATGA
- a CDS encoding flavin reductase, translated as MLKTNEIAPQDYRDAMARFAGAVHIVTTDGAAGLRGVTAIAACSVSDNPPIVLVCLNRQNPNNDLFLKNGVFALNTLSAGQEELSNAFSGLTGLPPEERFALAQWETLSSGAPCLKGAIAVFDCHVMDTKDLATHRIYFGKVTGLRVGANLKPLLYHDRGYRTL; from the coding sequence GTGCTGAAGACCAATGAAATAGCCCCGCAGGACTACCGTGACGCCATGGCCCGCTTTGCCGGCGCCGTGCACATTGTCACGACCGACGGCGCGGCCGGTCTGCGCGGCGTCACCGCCATCGCGGCCTGCTCCGTTTCGGACAACCCGCCCATCGTTCTCGTCTGCCTCAACAGGCAAAATCCCAACAACGACCTTTTCCTCAAGAACGGCGTTTTCGCCCTCAACACGCTCTCCGCCGGCCAGGAAGAGCTGTCCAACGCCTTTTCGGGTCTTACCGGCCTGCCGCCGGAAGAACGTTTTGCGCTCGCCCAATGGGAGACCCTTTCCTCCGGCGCGCCCTGCCTGAAAGGCGCCATCGCCGTTTTCGACTGTCACGTGATGGACACCAAGGACCTTGCCACCCACCGCATCTATTTCGGCAAGGTGACAGGCCTGCGCGTGGGCGCTAACCTGAAACCGCTGCTTTATCACGATCGCGGCTATCGT